The Plodia interpunctella isolate USDA-ARS_2022_Savannah chromosome 11, ilPloInte3.2, whole genome shotgun sequence genome includes a window with the following:
- the LOC128673700 gene encoding GRIP and coiled-coil domain-containing protein 2, translating to MGEKGLKKKSSKKINKAATPVAKEKSQEVVEEDAASSASSESVKEEQEEEDDQIGKKVGAAAVTISREEYLQAHRDLTFDKQQLQLKNNILHRRLAEYYKKRKMDHVLKALEGAVDLEEKYQQKLLSYEELKEKEEREMAEIKSKLHVVDVHYRSRLEHAEKKFDDLQHLENTTGTGLIYSKKGKPIADKTVHRYLTLQRRKSEQASALCLRYIRVRNAVAELEAIVRKLEQVAPGLFVAQYEQLFVDHQNYATKIEEREDELIKNRGKCTEHNQILAHIREKMQHTDEVIDLTECDFGEAEMEYQRAREDLGSVKTRRDKLRWSLEAERLKAGLLTRKDLLRDYENATDEVGILRQRKLQLESQIEKTTNDLREARKRVQLPQTPSIPSNNATLFD from the exons ATGGGCGAGAAG ggtttaaaaaagaaatcgaGTAAAAAGATAAACAAAGCAGCAACACCTGTTGCCAAAGAAAAAAGTCAAGAAGTCGTAGAAGAGGACGCCGCTTCGAGCGCCTCTAGTG AAAGTGTGAAAGAAGAACAAGAGGAGGAGGATGATCAAATAGGAAAAAAGGTCGGTGCTGCGGCCGTAACGATTAGCAGAGAGGAGTACCTCCAAGCACACAGGGACCTCACATTTGACAAGCAGCAGCTGCAGCTAAAGAACAACATCTTACATCGGCGTCTAGCGGAAtattacaa AAAACGTAAAATGGATCACGTGCTGAAAGCGCTAGAAGGTGCTGTAgatttagaagaaaaatatcaacagAAACTATTGTCTTATGAAGAACTAAAGGAAAAAGAAGAAAGGGAAATGGCTGAG ataaaatcaaaattgcaTGTTGTGGATGTACACTACCGCAGTCGTTTGGAACACGCCGAAAAGAAATTTGATGATTTGCAACATCTTGAAAATACAACAGGAACAGGTCTAATCTATTCGAAGAAAGGGAAACCGATTGCTGAcaaa aCAGTGCACCGCTACCTGACCCTGCAGAGACGTAAATCAGAGCAAGCATCAGCTCTTTGCCTTCGCTACATACGCGTCAGAAATGCTGTAGCTGAACTAGAAGCGATCGTTCGGAAGTTGGAGCAAGTAGCCCCTGGACTATTTGTAGCGCAATATGAGCAGCTCTTTGTTGATCATCAAAACTATGCGACCAAAATTGAAG AACGCGAGGACGAGTTGATTAAAAATCGTGGTAAATGTACTGAGCACAACCAAATATTGGCTCACATTAGAGAAAAAATGCAACATACGGATGAAGTTATCGACTTAACTGAATGCGATTTTGGAGAAGCTGAAATGGAATACCAGAGAGCTCGGGAAGATCTTGGAAGTGTTAAG ACTCGTCGTGATAAACTACGTTGGTCGCTGGAAGCGGAGAGACTGAAGGCAGGCTTGTTGACAAGGAAGGACCTTCTGCGGGATTACGAAAACGCAACAGATgag GTTGGCATACTGAGGCAAAGAAAGTTGCAACTGGAAAGTCAAATTGAAAAAACTACAAACGACTTGAGAGAAGCAAGGAAACGGGTGCAGTTGCCGCAGACTCCGTCCATCCCGTCTAACAATGCAACACTTTTTGATTGA
- the LOC128673825 gene encoding protein I'm not dead yet-like encodes MYLLRSKPEPDLKIIEKLKIFFVGHWRGALLVFAPIAFCFLLMPEENAGVAPKYCYCGYTLILMGIFWMTECLPLAITALLPLLVFPISGVMSSADTAHCYMNDTILMFIGSLMLAYSVEQSGLHKRLAYNTIKIIGYSHKKLLLGICMVTTFVSMWITNTAATTMMVPIIFAILRVFDSQGIIKMYETIDGEKYATDITVCYFCCATYSATIGGIGTLIGTGTNLVFKGLYETQYPTKVEVITFPKFSAFAVPYMLVLETCMYLCLTFQYLGLLRPNSKVAQKTKITPAAITATKKKIEEEIKKMGRITCHELMVILLFGGAIVGFFCRSPQIFSGWADLILTFFEITEKGYIKDSALINLVLFFMFLLPASIVFIKNCLAKFHEQLPKGPIRSVLDWSELNDKMPYSFMFLLGGGFAISTAADKTELNKKISNTMSFMTSLPHEVIILLIVIIVIFVTNFASNVAVAYVFVPIFMVIADNAKMDPLWACIAAGYSASHCFMLPVGTPGNLIVQGAANIRTKSMIKCGAAPTFFCIIITWVFITFYSPVIWSVK; translated from the exons atgtatttgct gAGAAGTAAACCGGAACCAGATTTAAAAATCATCGAgaagttgaaaatatttttcgttggTCATTGGAGAGGAGCGTTACTAGTCTTTGCTCCAATAgctttttgctttttattaatGCCGGAAGAAAACGCTGGTGTTGCGCCG aaatactGCTATTGTGGCTACACTCTTATATTGATGGGTATATTTTGGATGACTGAATGTCTTCCACTTGCTATCACCGCTCTTCTCCCGTTGTTAGTATTCCCAATAAGTGGAGTCATGTCGTCTGCTGACACTGCGCACTGCTATATGAAC GATACCATTCTTATGTTTATCGGAAGTTTGATGTTGGCTTATTCCGTTGAACAATCTGGTCTTCATAAGCGTCTTGCctataatactataaaaatcatcggttattctcataaaaa ATTGTTATTAGGAATCTGTATGGTGACTACGTTTGTATCCATGTGGATCACTAATACAGCAGCCACAACTATGATGGTTCCCATTATATTTGCTATACTTCGTGTTTTTGATTcg CAAGGTAtcatcaaaatgtatgaaacaaTAGATGGTGAAAAGTATGCAACAGACATTACCGTATGTTACTTTTGCTGCGCCACCTATTCTGCTACAATAG GTGGTATCGGTACCTTGATTGGAACTGGCACAAACCTAGTATTCAAGGGCCTTTATGAGAC tCAATATCCAACAAAAGTGGAAGTAATAACATTTCCCAAATTCTCTGCATTTGCAGTCCCGTACATGCTCGTGTTGGAGACTTGCATGTACCTTTGTTTAACATTTCAGTACCTAGGTTTGTTAAG ACCTAACAGTAAAGTAGCCCAAAAAACTAAGATAACGCCAGCAGCTATCACAGCTACTAAAAAAAAGATTGAagaggaaattaaaaaaatgggaAGAATTACATGTCATGAATTG atggtgatattattatttggcgGGGCCATTGTAGGCTTTTTTTGTAGATCCCCACAAATATTCTCAGGATGGGCTGATCTCATTCTTACTTTTTTTGAGATCACTGAAAAAGGata TATCAAGGATTCAGCACTTATTAATTTAGtcctattttttatgtttctgtTACCAGCATCTATAGTGTTCATCAAAAATTGCTTAGCCAAAT TTCATGAGCAACTACCTAAGGGACCTATACGATCAGTTTTAGATTGGTCTGAACTTAATGATAAGATGCCGTATAGTTTTATGTTTCTTCTGG GTGGCGGTTTCGCCATATCTACTGCAGCAGATAAGAcggaattgaataaaaaaattagtaatacCATGAGTTTTATGACTTCCTTGCCTCATGAAGTTATAATTCTGTTAATCgttataatagtaatttttgtaaCCAACTTTGCATCAAATGTCGCTGTTGCTTATGTTTTTGTTCCAATATTTATGGTcatt gCGGATAATGCTAAAATGGACCCTCTATGGGCTTGTATAGCGGCTGGATATAGTGCATCACATTGCTTTATGTTACCTGTTGGTACGCCAGGAAATTTGATAGTTCAAGGGGCAGCAAATATCCGAACCAAGTCCATG
- the LOC128673722 gene encoding uncharacterized protein LOC128673722, with protein sequence METDKMSTASSVAERRPLMQALVIERRILFACTVLVGLSTFIWITAVCTQKWIHIEGLNGVELPVKGRYLMYSDSGVWQICRYVFFEDKNSTESNSTVRTNGILGLKGQFYTKCTNYLTQPVMDAGKPIDKAYNVDIANYVRTMLSFGIISIFVMAMGCGFSVYTFRNPRYMFKRLAAGIHFISTSCTFVVVQVMMSSADHMKKSVKYVYPELAYHYYHISFYLACIVVLVNFFAAASFLWYSRKRKGDKAATDELAMADEPTIIGR encoded by the exons ATGGAAACTGATAAAATGTCGACGGCGTCTTCGGTGGCAGAAAGGCGGCCGCTAATGCAGGCCCTGGTCATCGAAAGACGAATACTCTTTGCCTGCACTGTACTGGTGGGTCTCAGCACTTTCATATGGATAACAGCCGTTTGCACCCAAAAATGGATACACATAGAAGGACTAAATG GTGTTGAGCTTCCTGTCAAAGGAAGATATTTAATGTACAGTGATTCTGGAGTTTGGCAAATATGCCGTTACGTTTTTTTCGAGGACAAGAACAGTACTGAATCTAACTCTACAGTGAGAACCAACGGCATTTTAGGATTAAAAGGACAATTTTATACAA AATGCACCAATTATTTAACACAACCAGTGATGGATGCTGGGAAGCCTATTGACAAAGCATACAATGTAGATATAGCTA ACTATGTGAGAACAATGCTATCGTTTGGCATCATCAGTATTTTCGTGATGGCGATGGGATGCGGTTTTTCAGTGTACACCTTCCGCAATCCGCGGTATATGTTCAAAAGACTAGCTGCAGGAATACACTTTATTAGCA CTTCCTGCACATTCGTTGTGGTGCAGGTAATGATGTCGTCGGCAGACCATATGAAGAAAagtgtaaaatatgtttatccaGAACTTGCCTACCACTA TTACCACATTAGTTTCTACTTGGCTTGCATCGTGGTGCTTGTCAACTTCTTTGCCGCAGCTTCATTCCTCTGGTACTCGAGAAAGAGGAAGGGAGATAAGGCTGCCACAGACGAGCTAGCCATGGCTGACGAACCAACTATTATTGGCCGATGA